In one window of Dokdonia sp. PRO95 DNA:
- a CDS encoding NADH:ubiquinone reductase (Na(+)-transporting) subunit D, producing MAILSKKDQRLILDPLADDNPITIQVLGICSALAITAQLKASIVMAVSVLFVLGIGNVVISLMRNIIPSKIRIIVQLIVVATLVIVVDQTLKAFAYELSKELSVFVGLIITNCIIMGRFEAFALGNGPYRSFLDGIGNALGYGVILIIVGFFRELLGSGTLLGVKVLGDPIEKTGLYSIGYENNGFMLLSPMALIVVGLIIWVQRSKNPALVEEN from the coding sequence ATGGCGATACTATCAAAAAAAGATCAACGACTCATTCTTGATCCATTAGCAGATGATAACCCAATTACTATTCAAGTATTAGGTATCTGTTCGGCACTAGCAATTACTGCTCAGCTTAAAGCGTCTATCGTAATGGCAGTATCTGTACTATTTGTACTAGGTATTGGTAACGTAGTGATATCGCTTATGCGTAACATCATACCATCAAAAATTAGAATTATTGTACAACTTATCGTTGTGGCAACACTTGTAATTGTAGTAGACCAGACGCTCAAGGCATTTGCTTATGAGCTTAGTAAAGAACTTTCAGTCTTTGTAGGTCTTATCATTACAAACTGTATCATTATGGGACGTTTTGAAGCTTTTGCTTTAGGTAACGGTCCATACAGATCATTTTTAGACGGGATAGGTAACGCACTTGGTTATGGTGTAATCTTAATCATAGTAGGTTTCTTTAGAGAGCTATTAGGTTCAGGAACGCTTCTAGGTGTTAAAGTACTAGGAGATCCAATAGAAAAGACAGGATTATACAGCATAGGCTACGAGAACAACGGTTTTATGTTATTATCACCTATGGCACTTATCGTAGTTGGACTCATTATTTGGGTACAGCGTAGTAAGAACCCTGCACTCGTAGAAGAGAACTAG